The proteins below are encoded in one region of Ostrea edulis chromosome 3, xbOstEdul1.1, whole genome shotgun sequence:
- the LOC125675988 gene encoding glutathione S-transferase 3-like isoform X2 produces the protein MAHLVYFNGRGRGEIVRMMLAASEIPFTESFLTERKQFENLLEDGALSFKQVPLLRIDDMELVQTGAIVRYVARKGGLYSADDKMAAMIDMYYDASRDFQYIFLTLKFLKTEEQVIADAKAAGDSKYFPALEKRLKENGTGFLVGNSLTLADVGFLEVLLMCIEYGGEHFFDDYVEVQKYYQRLISIPSMANFLKSPFRKRKNDDQYIAEVKLVLNRT, from the exons ATGGCGCATCTCGTGTACTTTAATGGACGTGGTCGGGGAGAGATTGTGCGTATGATGCTGGCTGCCTCAGAAATACCG TTTACAGAGAGTTTTTTAACGGAGAGAAAACAGTTTGAGAACTTGTTAGAAG ATGGTGCCCTTTCATTCAAGCAAGTGCCGCTACTGAGGATTGATGACATGGAATTGGTACAGACGGGTGCTATTGTTCGCTACGTGGCGAGAAAAGGCGGGCTTTACAGCGCAGACGACAAGATGGCAGCAAT GATTGACATGTACTATGATGCCTCAAGAGATTTCCagtatatatttttaactttgaaatttttgaaaaccGAAGAACAAGTTATAGCGGACGCCAAAGCCGCTGGAGACAGCAAATATTTCCCTGCGCTGGAAAAG AGGTTAAAGGAAAATGGAACCGGATTCTTGGTAGGGAACTCGCTGACGCTGGCTGATGTAGGCTTCCTGGAGGTCCTTCTGATGTGTATAGAATACGGAGGTGAACATTTCTTCGATGACTACGTGGAAGTACAG AAATACTACCAACGGCTGATTTCTATTCCCTCAATGGCGAACTTTTTGAAAAGTCCATTCAGGAAAAGAAAGAACGATGACCAGTATATTGCAGAAGTTAAATTAGTCCTGAACAGAACATGA